In the genome of Arabidopsis thaliana chromosome 4, partial sequence, the window caaatatctgATATTGATTGCCATGAATATGATTGATTGCGATAATATTTTAGTGGGGAAATAAGTTGGATATGCTATTCCAGCCACTTTTAAATGCTTTGGACTATTAGATAGATATCTCAAGAAACTAATTTAATATCcttttatatatcatatattcgAACTTTTGGCAAGGTATAactgttatttttatatactataaGGTCTAAACACAGCTATTGCATGGGAACAATTATACTTTTTTATAAATCCGACAGTGGAAAATCATATACGCAAAATTAGTACTGAATATTCcattgtaaaattataaactaaacaTAAAGTATGAATTGGTCTCATTCATGAATATACGTgtgagaaagaaaatgttgCGGCCGAAGTTTTTAAGTGGtcatatttgatatttcatcCTTCACAAATGAGTGCATTGATTAATTGATGAGCATTTGTTTTTCGCATCAcaactaattttgtaaaataggGTTTTACTCCTAGTGAAAAAGGATTTTCTTTGGAATGAACTTACCATTTTAATTAAGcctaaaaaaaatgaaaacaaattccgcctaaatattaaatatcacACACATTTCAACCAAAATGATGTACATTCACATTTCTTAAATAGAAGTTACTTTGTTAAGTTATTATTAGCACATTCACATTTTCAACTATTACCTCTTTTGTCAGACCTTTCTTCATTCGTTTGTCAGAcctcttcattttttattttttattttaatattataataataactcTCCATTCATTAGGTATTCTTCGAACGGTGATCagattaaaaataatcatatatgtCCCTTGATCATTAAATAAAACGGTGATCAGATTGAGTGTAAACTGTTTAAGGTATAGATCTTATGATCCTGATAAGTATTAAAACTATCGATTGAACAGATGAAACATAAGAATTGAAATGTAAATATGtgatataaaagaaaatgaaagtataaaaaaaatcgaacGTGACTCTCCATTTCTCTCATATTTGAACATCGTACGAGAATTTATAATCGAACTCGTCCGAAGGCGgagaatattaaaaaagaaaaagaatattacatttttggttatatataagagaaaatatcCAACTAAAATCACAAGTTTTCTGCTTCATCTCGGTGAGCTGAGACCAATGTCCATCCCATTGAAAGCAATCGGCGCATACATCCATAGATCATCAGAGCTCAATAACTGcgtaattatattttaaaatattagttagatcatattcatataacAATTGAacgtacaaaaaaaaaacgatttgtaTTTAAAACCCTTGCTTACCTTAATTTGGAGCTGCAAAAATTTGACGTAATGAACTGCTTCCTCAAGCATTGTACTAATATCGACCTGTTACGTATTTAAGCAATTGTAAATGTTTAGAATCTTTATTAACAATTTCTTGTATAATTAATGAATTTGCATGTAAAAGAGCCATATCTTCTGCATGTTTAAACGTTTgcatgagtttttttttttacctttgtTCCATTGGGGACgagattttgtaaaatcctTAGTCTCTCGTTaatcctttctcttcttttctgcacgacaaaaaaataataaaaaaccaaattaattttttgaaacataatcttccataaaaatttgatattttatcttttttgtgggaaacaaacaaagcaattTACCCTTGCATAGAGGCTTTGAGGATCGGTGGCTGCACCACGACTGGCTCTTGTTTTACCATTGAGGTTGAGGGCCTTTGAGGGATCATCTTCCTTAGAGGATGAGTCTTCTCCTCCACCGTCTTGATCAGCGCAGTTTGATTCTTCCTCCGTACAGAAAGTGGTGCTTGAGTTCTGTCTACTCATCATTGCcccattctttcttttcttcaacttcgtctctccttcttcctcttctccttcattgTTATCCCCACTCATCTCTACGTTCTTCTGGGCCCTCTTATTCACTCTTgctctcttgtttttctgaGTCCATGGCAAACCGTTTCTATATTAGTCACTAAACCAAATGTGATCTCTCTAGCTAATTGCCAACCAGTTCGAAAATTAAAGACTTACATCAGTAGATGTGGCACGGGATCTCTTTTTGGAGCCGGTGAGAGATTTTGTAGTAGTCACAGAGATCTCAGATTGCAACAAGCTTTCCTCGTCATCGTGGTTCTCCACTACGGTTTCCAAAGGCATAAGAGTCTTTCCAGAAGAGTATTTCTCAACGTCACACTCACTTGTCTCCTCACCAACAAGGTATGAGTTTGTATTGATGGTCACATCTTCCATCCCAAAGTCCATTGTCTCATTTTGGTTCTCTTCAACCGTGGGTGGAACAACGGTGTAATATCCGCTGTTCCCAGCGCTGTAGCTGCTGCTCTCTTGAGAGAAACAGAAGCTACCGGCTTCAGACACGAGGCTAAGGTGGTTGTGATGAGAACCAAGGTTCCAATACAAGCCTTGGTGGTCACCACTGGCTGCTGCGCCGGAGGATGAGCCGGTGCCAGGATGATCATAAGAGGCGAGAAGCTGGTTCATGAAATCGGCTTCCTCGGTTGCATAAGTGTACATTCCTCCGAGGTTGTTGCTCCATTCTCCCATGGCTTccatttttatatgttttgttaactAAGCGTCTTAATTAAGAGATTAATCTTAATTAAGAAGATTGTTAGTTGGAAGTCTTGTGAGAAGTGAGGGAATGAGGAAGAGGAGTTggaatgtatatatagagaacaTGAGAGATAGTGGATAAATAAATGTCAACACATAATGACACTAGTTAATCATCtttctaattaatttgtaaataacCAAGTCTGGGATACCATTAGATATGGACAGCTAATTATGGTGGGCTCTCTGCAACTTGGTCATCGAACAttaagtttaatatatatttgtcgTTTGTCGTTTATGATTCTGCATTTCTGCTTGTTAATGGCTTCacttatatatgttaaataCATCGttttaagttaaaaacaagattatagTTGGTTGATATACTAGTTCATATGAGAAATGATTGTGGTGGCCGTATTCACTGCATATTTAGGATCAAAATTGGAAGAGCTCTTAGCTTAGCTCATTATAATTTTATCGACTTCCATGTTTCGTTAGCATCCGAGTAATAAGAGATAAACAGATTTCTTAGCAAAAGTGTTTTTTGCAAACTCACTCGATGAAATAGTAGATGTGTTAAAAACTCATGAACGTATAGTTTATATTAATGAGTTTTTTTGCACACAACTATGATTCAAATTCTTGGGAACACTGAACTTACGGTTAGACCCCATAAACTGCTTTCTAATTGCGCCAATCCGTTGAGATCGCGAGTTTTGATGTTGAGTATCGAGTAAATACAATTCACAAGTGTTGATCCaccttaaaaaaaacttcatatcATAACGTCATATGATACCTATGATATGAATGTTTTTCCCCTAATGACATGTAGTTAGGTCCCCATATAGTTCAACCTGCCATGATATAAGCAagacttatttttattttaatagtaaaaaaaaaaattctccaATATTCTACATATAGTAAGAATATTCCTATATATTGATTAGCTATAAGTGTATTATAATTTATAGCTTAAACTAAAATTCTGCATAATTATACAACGCATTAAAGTATTAAGCATTTTTTACTTTACAAAGTAACAAACAATCGAGAAACTATTGGGTCTGAGTAGAAAGAATGATATTTTCCCACTCACCCGCtgactagaaaaaaaaatcaaaacttatcCAAAATCCttacaaatttcaaatatattatatttagatAGAAGCATATCCATATGCTATACGACTTCTAAAGAGAAATTATCTAACTAGAATACTGAATACCTatacaacacaaacacaaagataTAGATTTATGTACATTGTCTCTTTctacttttacattttttttcaatttctataTTTGTTGTCAGCTGTGTTTTTTTTCGAATATGCACTGACTAGATTTATGTGCTAATGTGATTAAAATAGATTACAAAATGATGCATACTCTATGGACCTAGACGGCTAGACATATTTCTCGTCTATTCGATGATTAAATCATGTAAAAATCTAACCTTGAACCAATCAATAACGGATTAAAGAGGTACGACGACTTACGAGAGAAAATTATTGCGTTTGTCAGTTTGTGTATTATGACAATACTTGGATTATCCTAATTTTTAGTTGtaattattatatcaaaacCGAAATAAACTAAGGAATGGAATATTTCGACATTAAGCGTAATTCACTTTTAGGTCAAGTTGATGcgaaattagaaacaaatgacaaatcaAGCCTATACTTTGAAAAACGCCAACTTGTAGTGACCCAAAAACCGGCCGGTTTTTTCCCATctattttgtgatttgaagttttaatctacatatattgtttaaatttattattattttcttttgatattgtgtttttgatgaaacatttaaaaattaacCATCTAATTTACGAaactaagaacacaaaagCTCTTCCTCTAACGCCCTTGACAACTTAGtagttattttatattaaaataagaatcGCGAAGTCTTTGGTTGCTTAAGTTGTCAAGTTCCATGGATAAAATAACTGTGTAGCAGAAAATAA includes:
- the RSL2 gene encoding ROOT HAIR DEFECTIVE 6-LIKE 2 (ROOT HAIR DEFECTIVE 6-LIKE 2 (RSL2); FUNCTIONS IN: DNA binding, sequence-specific DNA binding transcription factor activity; INVOLVED IN: root hair initiation, response to auxin stimulus, cell growth, regulation of transcription; LOCATED IN: nucleus; CONTAINS InterPro DOMAIN/s: Helix-loop-helix DNA-binding domain (InterPro:IPR001092), Helix-loop-helix DNA-binding (InterPro:IPR011598); BEST Arabidopsis thaliana protein match is: basic helix-loop-helix (bHLH) DNA-binding superfamily protein (TAIR:AT2G14760.1); Has 3067 Blast hits to 2987 proteins in 166 species: Archae - 0; Bacteria - 15; Metazoa - 165; Fungi - 32; Plants - 2687; Viruses - 0; Other Eukaryotes - 168 (source: NCBI BLink).); this translates as MEAMGEWSNNLGGMYTYATEEADFMNQLLASYDHPGTGSSSGAAASGDHQGLYWNLGSHHNHLSLVSEAGSFCFSQESSSYSAGNSGYYTVVPPTVEENQNETMDFGMEDVTINTNSYLVGEETSECDVEKYSSGKTLMPLETVVENHDDEESLLQSEISVTTTKSLTGSKKRSRATSTDKNKRARVNKRAQKNVEMSGDNNEGEEEEGETKLKKRKNGAMMSRQNSSTTFCTEEESNCADQDGGGEDSSSKEDDPSKALNLNGKTRASRGAATDPQSLYARKRRERINERLRILQNLVPNGTKVDISTMLEEAVHYVKFLQLQIKLLSSDDLWMYAPIAFNGMDIGLSSPR